The nucleotide sequence GGCGGCGGCTGATAAAGGCGTTAAGCGCTTCAAAAATTCACCATCGGAGTAAAAATGGTAAATAAAACTATCGTTGTGTTAGCAAACTCTTATAAGCATTCGCAACATTGTGTAGCTGGAAAATGCATAAGAACAGGTAATTGGGTTCGTCCAGTATCTAATCCAAGTGGAGCAGAGCTATCGCATGCACAAGTAAGATACCAAAACCCTCACGGAACTTATAACAATGTCAGACCTCTTCAAAAAGTTGAAATATATTTAAGCCAACATGTTCCGCTTGAAAATCAACCGGAAAACTATTTAGTTGGGGATGGGGTTTGGCAACAAAGATACAGAATAACGGAAGATGAGCTTCAGAATTTTCTAGATCATCCATATGATTTATGGGGTGAAGGTAGTAGCGTACCATTTCAGTTTATACAAAATGGCGAGGTAGAAATAGAGCAGTCGCTTTATCTGGTCGAAGTGGACAACCTGAATCTCTTCAAGAATCAATATGAAAAGCGTCGTGCTTCATTTGAGTACAATGGTATTGGTTATGAATTAGCTGTAACTGACCCAAACTTTGACTCTATCCTAGCCAGTGGTCAAGAAACAAATGGGATATTATGCATTAGTCTTGGGGAGAATTTTGAAGGAAGTTGTTATAAAATAGTAGCAACTATTTTTTAAATGGAGTGCTCATGGATATTTATACTATTGGTTTTACAAAGAAAAATGCAGAATTATTTTTCAATTTTCTAAAGGCATCAAAAGTTGAAACATTGATTGATGTAAGATTAAACAATGTTTCACAGCTTGCTGGATTTGCTAAAAGAGATGACTTAAAGTTTTTCCTTAGAGAGCTTTGTAATGCTGAATATCACCATGCACCTGAGCTTGCTCCAACTAAGGAAATACTCAACGCCTATAAAAAGCAAGAAATTACATGGCAGTCCTATGAAGATAGCTTTTTGAATTTAATGTCACAAAGAAATATAGAAAAAAACATTAACAAGAATATTTTAAAAAATGGTTGTTTGCTCTGTAGCGAACACGAGCCACATTTTTGTCATCGACGCTTAGTTGTTGAATACCTAAATGAGCATTCTGACATTGACCTCAAAGTAAAGCATTTGTTTTAATATGAATCATGTTTTAATTCTATATCCAGAGCTTTTCAAGTGCTTTCCTAAGTTTGAGAGAAAGGTGTTGCGCATACTCTCAAACTTGCAGTCATACTCTATAGTAACTATTTGTGATCATCACGGTTTTATTAAAAAAACAAATGAAGAACATCTTAACAATGTTGACCTCATAGAAACCCATGACTGGCAAAGCCATTCAATCACTCATGCAATAGTATTTGATGACGGTGAGGAATTTACAGAAGAAGTGAAGGTTCTCAACGAGGAAAAAATCCCACTTAGAAAAGTTAAAATCGCCATCACACGCGTTGTCAATATAAAACAAGATAAAAAGTACAACGGAACTAATAGCACTGTTGATTACGAGTACATTGGAAGAGGTTCAAAATGGGGAAACCCTCATTCTATGTATGAAGACGGTGACGATAGAGATGAGGTTATACGAAAGTTCAAATACGACTTTGACTTTGATAAATTTCCTCATTTAAAAAAAGAAGAAGTCTACTCCTTAACAGGAAAAAGGCTTGGCTGTTTTTGTAAGCCTGCTAGCTGCCATGGTGATGT is from Endozoicomonas gorgoniicola and encodes:
- a CDS encoding dual OB domain-containing protein, encoding MVNKTIVVLANSYKHSQHCVAGKCIRTGNWVRPVSNPSGAELSHAQVRYQNPHGTYNNVRPLQKVEIYLSQHVPLENQPENYLVGDGVWQQRYRITEDELQNFLDHPYDLWGEGSSVPFQFIQNGEVEIEQSLYLVEVDNLNLFKNQYEKRRASFEYNGIGYELAVTDPNFDSILASGQETNGILCISLGENFEGSCYKIVATIF
- a CDS encoding DUF4326 domain-containing protein — translated: MNHVLILYPELFKCFPKFERKVLRILSNLQSYSIVTICDHHGFIKKTNEEHLNNVDLIETHDWQSHSITHAIVFDDGEEFTEEVKVLNEEKIPLRKVKIAITRVVNIKQDKKYNGTNSTVDYEYIGRGSKWGNPHSMYEDGDDRDEVIRKFKYDFDFDKFPHLKKEEVYSLTGKRLGCFCKPASCHGDVLADYLNSWDDGK
- a CDS encoding DUF488 domain-containing protein — encoded protein: MDIYTIGFTKKNAELFFNFLKASKVETLIDVRLNNVSQLAGFAKRDDLKFFLRELCNAEYHHAPELAPTKEILNAYKKQEITWQSYEDSFLNLMSQRNIEKNINKNILKNGCLLCSEHEPHFCHRRLVVEYLNEHSDIDLKVKHLF